In Planctomycetota bacterium, one genomic interval encodes:
- a CDS encoding DUF3298 domain-containing protein: protein MTPTKRRILWTLGALAAAAGIVVTMLIVLLMPYEHEGPTPGGYYMGTLPDGRAVTMTLYPREDKLGGSIELENDEHTGQWIEGEIDAGGSVRIDVNPNQDVKLHLRGKLDDASGRLTGELIIGDGPPQAMAFDRVMTNWRIERRTGVRIGDRGWAAHYTAEVPDLKGSPLRDAMRAELMLMARASAGSLNESTSWRDVWESMWEPSATNYWEGETSVEMLLDDPTMISAVITDYAYTGGAHGNSNLNARVFAQRDDGSVGAVVLEDVIVDTPAAKEKLVELCCKALRAAGATSLSDYEAGRTKPPISIDNLHTFAVVPSGLRFYFSPYEVGSYAEGAYSITIPWGELAGIMIRDGPVAKWLEEKTRDKSAR from the coding sequence ATGACGCCGACGAAACGCCGCATTCTCTGGACGTTGGGCGCGCTCGCGGCGGCGGCGGGGATCGTCGTGACGATGCTGATCGTTCTGCTCATGCCCTACGAACACGAAGGCCCGACGCCGGGCGGGTATTACATGGGCACGCTGCCGGACGGGCGGGCGGTGACGATGACCCTCTATCCGCGCGAGGACAAGCTGGGCGGGTCGATTGAACTGGAGAATGACGAGCACACGGGCCAGTGGATCGAAGGCGAAATCGACGCGGGCGGGTCGGTGCGGATCGATGTCAATCCGAATCAGGATGTAAAGCTGCACCTGAGGGGAAAGCTGGACGACGCATCAGGCCGGCTCACCGGCGAGCTGATCATCGGCGATGGTCCGCCGCAGGCGATGGCTTTTGATCGGGTGATGACCAACTGGCGCATCGAGCGACGGACCGGCGTGCGGATCGGCGATCGGGGATGGGCAGCGCACTACACGGCGGAAGTGCCCGATCTGAAGGGCTCGCCGCTGCGTGACGCGATGCGGGCGGAGTTGATGCTGATGGCCCGCGCGTCCGCCGGGTCGCTGAACGAGAGCACGAGTTGGCGGGATGTATGGGAGAGTATGTGGGAGCCAAGCGCAACGAATTACTGGGAGGGAGAAACGTCCGTGGAGATGCTGCTCGATGACCCGACGATGATCAGCGCGGTCATCACGGACTATGCCTACACCGGCGGGGCGCATGGCAACTCGAATCTCAATGCGCGCGTATTCGCACAGCGTGATGACGGTTCGGTCGGCGCGGTCGTGCTAGAGGATGTCATCGTCGACACGCCGGCGGCGAAGGAGAAACTGGTTGAATTGTGCTGCAAGGCGCTGCGGGCTGCGGGGGCGACTTCGCTGAGCGATTATGAAGCGGGTCGGACGAAGCCGCCGATTTCGATCGACAATCTGCACACGTTCGCCGTCGTGCCGTCGGGGTTGCGGTTTTACTTTTCGCCCTATGAAGTGGGTTCGTACGCGGAGGGGGCGTACAGCATCACGATTCCGTGGGGGGAACTGGCCGGGATCATGATCAGGGACGGGCCGGTGGCGAAATGGCTGGAAGAAAAAACACGCGACAAGTCGGCTCGCTAA
- a CDS encoding SDR family NAD(P)-dependent oxidoreductase, translated as MKPSEAHSAIALVTGASSGMGAAIARRLAARGWVTLLLARRADKLAAVADDCRSHAPSHALPFDLSDTEALPAMMHELMTTHGSPTVLVNGAGSGMYGRFLDQTTDTEDYLHRLNYLAPSRLIRETLPSMLRQRRGHVINIASISAKMSPWGHATYTPTKSALVALTQTLAADYADSGVHFSYVHPGVVNTPYFHTSKPMELLWNVVRPHAIEPDTVARHVVNLLDHPKLELCVPRGYRILDYLKALSPTHTHRLVARNSKPKSDGA; from the coding sequence ATGAAACCTTCCGAGGCACATTCCGCCATCGCGCTCGTCACCGGTGCTTCCAGCGGCATGGGCGCCGCCATCGCCCGTCGGCTCGCCGCGCGTGGATGGGTCACGCTGCTCCTGGCCCGCCGCGCTGACAAGCTCGCCGCCGTCGCCGATGACTGCCGCTCGCACGCCCCGTCGCATGCCCTCCCCTTCGATCTTTCGGACACCGAAGCGCTCCCGGCCATGATGCACGAACTGATGACGACCCACGGCTCGCCGACCGTACTCGTCAATGGCGCCGGGTCGGGCATGTACGGCCGGTTCCTCGATCAGACGACCGACACGGAAGACTACCTCCACCGCCTCAACTACCTCGCCCCGTCGCGCCTGATTCGTGAAACGCTGCCGTCGATGCTCCGGCAGCGGCGCGGACATGTGATCAACATCGCTTCGATCTCCGCCAAGATGTCGCCCTGGGGTCACGCCACCTACACGCCGACCAAGTCCGCGCTGGTCGCGCTCACGCAGACGCTCGCCGCCGATTACGCCGACTCGGGCGTGCATTTTTCGTATGTGCACCCGGGCGTCGTGAACACGCCGTACTTTCATACGTCCAAACCGATGGAGCTGCTCTGGAACGTGGTCCGCCCGCACGCGATCGAGCCGGACACCGTGGCCCGACATGTGGTGAATCTGCTCGACCACCCGAAGCTGGAACTCTGCGTTCCGCGCGGCTACCGCATCCTCGACTATCTCAAAGCCCTGAGCCCCACGCACACCCACCGCCTCGTCGCCCGCAACAGCAAGCCCAAATCCGACGGAGCGTAA
- a CDS encoding histone deacetylase: MSVGWFYHDDYLKHDTGQHPERPERLRAIVEHFEKSGLANELVRLTPTPIDPARLAAIHDADYIQRVAATCRSGVRHIDSMDTVICRASYDVALLAAGAAVDAADAVMHGEIERAFVTARPPGHHAEFDTAMGFCLFNNIALAADHLITHHKLERIAIVDFDVHHGNGTQHAFEYRNDVLFISIHQDPATLYPGSGFAREIGLRKGEGFTLNVPMPPGAGDREYQAAFEATILPRLDVFGPQVLLISAGFDAAAEDPLANIELTDAAFTWMTQQLVQIAERHCGGRVISLLEGGYNLAALARCAAAHTRALLS; encoded by the coding sequence ATGAGCGTCGGCTGGTTTTATCATGACGATTACCTCAAGCACGACACCGGCCAGCACCCGGAGCGCCCCGAGCGTTTGCGCGCGATTGTCGAGCATTTTGAAAAGTCGGGGCTGGCGAACGAGCTGGTCCGCCTCACGCCGACGCCGATCGACCCGGCGAGACTCGCGGCGATTCACGATGCGGACTACATCCAGCGCGTCGCCGCCACATGCAGGAGCGGCGTGCGGCATATCGACTCGATGGACACGGTGATCTGCCGGGCGAGTTATGACGTGGCGCTGCTCGCCGCCGGCGCGGCGGTCGATGCGGCGGACGCGGTCATGCACGGCGAGATTGAGCGTGCCTTCGTCACCGCCCGCCCGCCGGGGCATCACGCGGAGTTCGACACGGCGATGGGCTTTTGCCTGTTCAACAACATCGCCCTCGCGGCCGATCATCTCATTACCCATCACAAGCTTGAACGCATCGCCATCGTCGATTTCGATGTGCACCACGGCAACGGGACGCAGCATGCTTTCGAGTATCGCAATGATGTGCTGTTCATCTCGATCCACCAGGATCCCGCCACGCTCTACCCCGGCTCCGGCTTCGCCCGCGAGATCGGACTTCGCAAGGGCGAGGGGTTCACGCTCAATGTCCCCATGCCGCCCGGCGCCGGCGACCGGGAGTATCAGGCAGCGTTCGAGGCGACGATTTTGCCGCGACTCGACGTGTTCGGCCCGCAGGTATTGCTCATCAGCGCCGGTTTCGACGCGGCGGCGGAGGACCCGCTGGCGAACATCGAACTGACCGACGCGGCGTTCACATGGATGACGCAGCAGCTTGTTCAGATCGCCGAGCGGCACTGCGGCGGGCGCGTCATCAGTCTGCTCGAAGGCGGCTACAATCTGGCGGCTCTGGCGCGATGCGCGGCCGCACACACAAGGGCGTTACTTTCATGA
- a CDS encoding YkgJ family cysteine cluster protein produces MRGRTHKGVTFMSDSVKQEWYAEGMSFTCTQCGNCCTGPEGYVWFHLDELKSMAEYVKMLPNEFLRKYARKVHGHYTLNENLTEHGHDCVFLKRDANGKAGCSIYPVRPTQCRTWPFWPENLRSRSGWKAGAQRCPGMTKGGLPSEGAKGTFYPIEKIRIMRDGTPH; encoded by the coding sequence ATGCGCGGCCGCACACACAAGGGCGTTACTTTCATGAGCGATTCGGTCAAGCAGGAATGGTACGCGGAGGGCATGAGCTTCACGTGCACGCAATGCGGCAACTGCTGCACCGGGCCGGAGGGATACGTGTGGTTCCATCTGGACGAGTTGAAGTCGATGGCCGAGTACGTGAAGATGCTGCCGAACGAGTTTCTTCGCAAGTACGCGCGGAAGGTGCACGGGCACTACACGCTCAATGAGAACCTGACGGAGCACGGACACGACTGCGTTTTTCTGAAGCGCGACGCGAACGGGAAGGCGGGGTGTTCGATCTATCCGGTGCGTCCGACGCAGTGTCGGACGTGGCCTTTCTGGCCGGAGAATCTGCGGAGCCGGTCGGGATGGAAGGCGGGGGCGCAGCGGTGCCCCGGGATGACGAAGGGCGGCTTGCCGAGCGAGGGCGCCAAGGGCACGTTCTACCCGATCGAAAAAATCCGTATCATGCGCGATGGCACACCTCACTGA
- a CDS encoding DNA-binding protein codes for MKTYRMWACVGVMLVCAGLMRAALAADEAIVPWSEAKQHVGKTCTVEGPVAGAVYLEHIKGKPTFLNVGKDHPDPSRFVIVIWGDDRAKFGESPEKNYVGKTVRVTGKVVLHKDIPQIEIKSPDMLKVVEPN; via the coding sequence ATGAAGACGTATCGAATGTGGGCCTGTGTCGGTGTGATGCTCGTTTGCGCGGGATTGATGCGAGCGGCCCTGGCGGCGGACGAGGCGATCGTGCCGTGGAGCGAAGCGAAGCAGCATGTGGGCAAGACATGCACGGTCGAAGGCCCCGTCGCCGGGGCGGTGTATCTCGAACATATCAAGGGCAAGCCCACGTTCCTGAACGTCGGCAAGGATCATCCCGATCCGTCGCGCTTCGTGATCGTCATCTGGGGCGACGACCGCGCCAAATTCGGCGAATCGCCGGAAAAAAACTACGTCGGCAAGACGGTGCGCGTAACGGGGAAGGTCGTCCTGCACAAGGACATCCCGCAGATCGAGATCAAATCGCCGGACATGCTGAAAGTGGTCGAGCCGAATTGA
- a CDS encoding glucosidase: protein MAKTRPTPDAEVKRLEEDASRKKNWKRWGPYLSERQWGTVREDYSADGSCWNYFPHDHARSRAYRWGEDGLLGISDRECRLCFAVALWNGKDPIIKERLFGLTGPEGNHGEDVKECYYYLDSTPTHSYMKALYKYPQKAYPYDQIVRENATRGKIGEYELIDTGIFDSDEYFDVTAEYAKAGPDDVLIRITVANRGPEAALIHVLPTLWFRNTWVWGCTHEGCTLKPRIAAVSDTELQADHPTLGRFHLVAEKEPEHWLFTDNETNQERVAGVENFCTYTKDAFDRYLVHGEHKAVNPKEYGTKVAAHHEWIIPAGKEKTLHLRLFSDAEPPKKAMGAGFKKVFVDRIAEAEAFYQRVLPPEYDAPSRAMARQGYAGLLWSKQFYHLVVEDWLKGDPNMPPPPKQRIEHARNREWKHLYSRDVLSMPDKWEYPWFAEWDLAFHMIPFARVDAEFAKHQLLTMLREWYMHGNGQIPAYEFCFSDVNPPVHAWACWRVYKMTAPRGKRDVKFLARAFQKLMLNFTWWVNRKDPHGKNLFAGGFLGLDNIGIFDRSAPLPGGGTLSQADGTAWMAFYCATMLSIALELAQHDPVYEDMASKFFEHFVAIVEAMNSLGGTGLWDDHDGFYYDMLHQDHHSTRLKIRSIVGVIPLFAVEILERSVIEKLPGFHKRAKWFLENRKELARFITYLEGDSETAQRYMLAVPSKQRLLRVLRYVLDPSEFLSPFGIRSLSAVHREKPFVLNLEGTEHRVTYVPGESDTHMFGGNSNWRGPIWFPVNFLLIESLEKYHHFYGQDIKVECPTGSGKMMNLKQVAAVLRKRLVSLFLADKAGKRPCHGDDQRYMTDPHWRDLILFYEYFHGDSGRGLGASHQTGWTALAVNCLEKSDALHALDH, encoded by the coding sequence ATGGCAAAAACGAGGCCCACGCCCGACGCGGAAGTCAAACGTCTGGAAGAGGACGCTTCACGCAAGAAGAACTGGAAGCGCTGGGGGCCATACCTTTCCGAAAGACAATGGGGCACGGTCCGCGAGGACTACTCGGCGGACGGTTCGTGCTGGAATTATTTTCCGCACGATCACGCGCGGAGCCGGGCGTATCGATGGGGCGAGGATGGGCTTCTGGGCATCAGCGACCGGGAGTGTCGGCTGTGTTTCGCCGTCGCGCTCTGGAACGGCAAGGACCCGATCATCAAGGAGCGTCTTTTCGGTCTGACCGGGCCGGAAGGCAATCACGGCGAGGACGTGAAGGAATGTTACTACTACCTGGACTCGACGCCGACGCATTCGTACATGAAGGCGTTGTACAAGTATCCGCAGAAGGCGTACCCGTATGACCAGATCGTGCGTGAGAACGCCACGCGCGGCAAGATCGGCGAATACGAGCTGATCGACACGGGGATTTTCGATTCCGATGAATACTTCGACGTCACCGCCGAGTACGCCAAGGCCGGGCCGGACGATGTGCTGATCCGCATCACGGTGGCGAACCGCGGGCCGGAGGCGGCGCTGATTCATGTGTTGCCGACGCTGTGGTTCCGCAATACCTGGGTCTGGGGCTGCACGCACGAAGGATGTACGCTCAAACCGCGCATCGCGGCCGTCAGCGACACCGAGCTTCAGGCCGACCACCCCACGCTCGGCCGCTTCCATCTCGTCGCCGAGAAGGAGCCCGAGCACTGGCTCTTCACCGACAACGAGACGAATCAGGAGCGCGTCGCCGGCGTCGAGAACTTCTGCACGTACACCAAGGACGCCTTTGACCGCTATCTCGTGCATGGCGAGCACAAGGCGGTGAACCCCAAGGAATACGGCACGAAGGTGGCGGCGCATCACGAATGGATCATCCCCGCAGGCAAGGAAAAGACGCTGCACCTGCGGCTGTTTTCCGATGCGGAACCGCCGAAGAAAGCGATGGGCGCGGGATTCAAAAAAGTGTTCGTCGACCGCATCGCCGAGGCGGAGGCGTTCTACCAGCGCGTGCTTCCGCCGGAATACGATGCGCCGAGCCGGGCGATGGCGCGGCAGGGTTATGCGGGGCTTCTGTGGTCCAAGCAGTTCTACCATCTGGTCGTGGAGGATTGGCTCAAGGGCGATCCGAACATGCCCCCGCCGCCCAAGCAGCGGATCGAACATGCGCGCAATCGCGAGTGGAAACATCTGTACAGCCGCGATGTGTTGAGCATGCCGGACAAGTGGGAGTATCCGTGGTTCGCGGAGTGGGACCTGGCGTTTCACATGATCCCCTTCGCCCGGGTCGACGCCGAGTTCGCCAAGCATCAACTGCTCACCATGCTGCGCGAATGGTACATGCACGGCAACGGGCAGATTCCGGCGTACGAGTTCTGCTTCTCCGATGTGAATCCGCCGGTGCATGCATGGGCCTGCTGGCGCGTGTACAAGATGACCGCCCCGCGCGGCAAGCGCGACGTCAAATTCCTCGCGCGGGCGTTTCAGAAGCTCATGCTCAATTTCACCTGGTGGGTCAATCGCAAGGACCCGCACGGCAAGAACCTCTTCGCCGGCGGATTCCTCGGCCTCGACAACATCGGCATCTTCGACCGCTCCGCCCCGCTGCCCGGCGGCGGCACGCTCAGTCAGGCCGACGGCACGGCATGGATGGCGTTCTACTGCGCGACGATGCTGTCAATCGCGCTGGAGTTGGCGCAGCATGACCCGGTCTACGAGGACATGGCCAGCAAGTTCTTCGAGCATTTCGTCGCCATCGTCGAAGCGATGAACAGTCTGGGCGGCACCGGACTCTGGGATGATCACGATGGGTTCTATTACGACATGCTCCATCAGGACCATCACAGCACCCGCCTGAAAATCCGCTCGATCGTCGGCGTCATCCCCCTCTTCGCCGTCGAAATCCTCGAGCGCAGCGTCATCGAAAAACTGCCGGGGTTCCACAAGCGGGCCAAGTGGTTTCTGGAGAACCGCAAGGAGCTGGCGCGGTTCATCACGTACCTCGAAGGCGATTCGGAAACGGCGCAGCGCTACATGCTCGCCGTGCCCAGCAAGCAGCGCCTCCTGCGCGTGCTCCGATACGTGCTGGACCCCAGCGAGTTCCTCTCGCCCTTCGGCATCCGCTCGCTCTCGGCGGTGCATCGCGAGAAGCCCTTCGTCCTCAACCTCGAAGGCACGGAGCATCGCGTGACCTACGTCCCCGGCGAGTCGGACACACATATGTTCGGCGGCAACAGCAACTGGCGCGGACCGATCTGGTTCCCCGTCAACTTCCTCCTCATCGAAAGTCTCGAAAAATACCACCATTTCTACGGGCAGGACATCAAGGTCGAATGCCCCACCGGCTCTGGCAAAATGATGAACCTCAAGCAGGTCGCCGCCGTGCTGCGCAAACGGCTCGTGTCGCTCTTCCTCGCGGACAAGGCGGGCAAGCGGCCCTGCCATGGCGACGATCAGCGCTACATGACCGATCCGCATTGGCGCGATCTGATTCTGTTCTACGAATATTTCCACGGCGACAGCGGCCGGGGACTCGGCGCGTCACACCAGACCGGCTGGACCGCGCTGGCGGTCAACTGCCTCGAAAAGTCCGACGCCCTGCACGCGCTGGATCACTGA
- the amrS gene encoding AmmeMemoRadiSam system radical SAM enzyme — MALRSPEAIRLRTLMHELTRPAELYEPLPDGRLLCYACGHECKIAEGKEGVCRVRFNDGGVLKAPHGYVGALACDPIAKKPFFHAFVGAEALSFGMLGCDLHCGYCQNWVTSQAMRDEAAVSNVYRITPEQIVDLAQQHHAPVIATTYNEPLITAEWAVEVLTPANEAGLCGAFVSNGNATPRVLQYIRPCVQLYKVDLKSFDDKHYRALGGQLDNVKRTIRQLHQMGFWLEIVTLLIPGFNDSPDEVKRIADFLAGISRDIPWHITAFHSDYKMSTTPNTQVDQLIEACRIGRRAGLRYVYAGNRPGQVGEWEHTRCPACSAMLIERRGFSIRANRLRDGHCPDCRTPIPGFWSRDCIVPQENMGGMSR, encoded by the coding sequence ATGGCCCTGAGAAGCCCCGAGGCGATTCGCCTGCGCACGTTGATGCATGAACTGACCCGACCGGCGGAGTTGTACGAGCCGCTGCCGGACGGGCGTTTGCTCTGTTACGCCTGCGGTCACGAGTGCAAAATCGCGGAGGGGAAGGAAGGCGTATGCCGCGTACGGTTCAACGACGGGGGCGTGCTGAAGGCGCCGCACGGTTATGTGGGCGCGCTGGCGTGCGATCCGATCGCCAAGAAGCCGTTCTTTCATGCGTTCGTCGGGGCTGAGGCGTTGAGCTTCGGCATGCTCGGTTGCGATCTGCACTGCGGGTATTGCCAGAATTGGGTGACGAGTCAGGCAATGCGCGACGAGGCGGCGGTGTCGAACGTGTACCGCATCACGCCCGAGCAGATCGTCGATCTCGCGCAGCAGCATCACGCCCCCGTCATCGCCACGACCTACAACGAACCGCTCATCACCGCCGAGTGGGCCGTCGAGGTGCTCACACCCGCCAACGAAGCGGGCCTCTGCGGCGCGTTCGTCTCCAACGGCAACGCCACGCCGCGCGTCCTCCAATACATCCGCCCCTGCGTGCAGCTTTACAAGGTGGACCTCAAGAGCTTCGACGACAAACATTATCGCGCGCTCGGCGGACAGCTCGACAATGTCAAGCGCACGATCCGCCAGCTTCATCAGATGGGCTTCTGGCTCGAGATCGTCACACTGCTCATCCCCGGCTTCAACGACAGCCCCGACGAAGTGAAGCGGATCGCCGACTTCCTCGCCGGCATCTCCCGCGACATTCCCTGGCACATCACCGCATTTCACAGCGACTACAAGATGAGCACGACGCCCAACACGCAGGTCGATCAGCTCATCGAAGCGTGTCGGATCGGGCGGCGCGCCGGGCTTCGCTACGTCTACGCGGGCAATCGGCCGGGGCAGGTCGGGGAATGGGAGCACACGCGCTGCCCCGCCTGTTCCGCCATGCTCATCGAACGCCGAGGATTCTCGATCCGCGCCAATCGTTTGCGCGATGGCCACTGCCCCGACTGCCGGACGCCGATTCCCGGATTCTGGTCGCGCGACTGCATCGTCCCGCAGGAAAACATGGGCGGCATGAGCCGTTAG
- a CDS encoding prepilin-type N-terminal cleavage/methylation domain-containing protein, with amino-acid sequence MQPLAAARVGIARMSFIHRPIRAFTLIELLVTVSIIVLLVGLTLPALKSAQQAAKRAVCLSNLRQIGGGIGFYMGDNHGEIPEVQTVPVDPFAPTIMSVLKKYDLPESIWKCPADRELFAQVGTSYEYFIGFYLTMIDLDAANSTGKKNELMHTFEKFPAMAFIMIDGEAAHPGAGNEDGGGRNALFLDGHADWFTMPQSGGSTP; translated from the coding sequence ATGCAACCGCTCGCCGCCGCACGGGTAGGGATAGCACGTATGTCCTTCATTCACCGCCCAATCCGCGCCTTTACGCTCATCGAACTGCTCGTGACCGTCAGCATCATCGTCCTGCTCGTCGGGCTCACGCTCCCGGCGCTCAAAAGCGCCCAGCAAGCCGCCAAGCGGGCCGTCTGTCTCTCCAACCTTCGCCAGATCGGCGGCGGCATCGGGTTCTACATGGGCGATAATCACGGCGAAATCCCCGAGGTGCAGACCGTCCCCGTCGATCCGTTCGCGCCGACGATCATGAGCGTTCTGAAAAAGTACGACCTGCCCGAGTCGATCTGGAAATGCCCCGCCGACCGCGAACTTTTCGCACAGGTGGGCACCAGCTACGAATACTTCATCGGGTTCTACCTGACCATGATCGACCTCGACGCCGCCAACTCCACCGGCAAGAAGAACGAACTGATGCACACCTTCGAAAAATTCCCCGCGATGGCGTTCATCATGATCGACGGCGAAGCGGCGCATCCGGGCGCCGGCAACGAAGACGGCGGGGGGCGCAACGCGCTTTTCCTGGATGGTCACGCCGACTGGTTCACGATGCCGCAATCGGGAGGCAGCACGCCATGA
- the asnB gene encoding asparagine synthase (glutamine-hydrolyzing), giving the protein MCGIGGILRFDDEPVDRRRLEAMRSVLHCRGPDESNIAIDDRCGLVHTRLSILDIAGGHQPMSIDGLRVVFNGEIYNHRALRAELTDAGCHFKTDHSDTEVLLHGYRQWGESLPSRLRGMYAFVLWDGEEMLLVRDAVGKKPLYFWHDEHQLVFASTVGAVLAGVGRKLSVDPDALRQYLAFGYTEGFALSQGVREIGPMQWLRLSPRRADKPGPPPPARSEPADAAEMMALIADAVEARLEADVPLGCFLSGGIDSSIVAAIAQRKLAARGERLKTFSVSMPEAAYDEGPWAKKVADHIGAEHHALRAEPRVFEDLKYLIATMGEPLADSSILPTYWLSKAAREHVTVALSGDGGDELFGGYERYVAMRMLDKHAWWIGKGPRGLLGGEQKSRSARLRRLIDAARIGNEAARYFSMVRIFDDAQMSALGVRPMGSVPKDAMTPERDDFMDPADKARWWDFLHYLPGDLLRKVDRASMATGLEVRCPLLDRALAEAALATPMTTLMPGRRTKAMLRSMARPLLPADVCARKKMGFAVPIGTWFAKDLTPLLKRWLLENHGLRDMGLHRPMMETLIVDHQRGRIDHTHRLFSLLSLAIWKSWLDVQRF; this is encoded by the coding sequence ATGTGCGGCATCGGCGGGATTCTTCGATTCGATGACGAGCCGGTCGACCGGCGGCGGCTCGAAGCGATGCGTTCCGTGCTGCACTGCCGCGGGCCCGATGAATCGAACATCGCCATCGACGATCGCTGCGGACTCGTCCACACGCGCCTGTCGATTCTCGACATCGCCGGCGGACATCAGCCCATGTCGATCGACGGCCTGCGCGTCGTGTTCAACGGTGAAATCTACAATCACCGCGCCCTGCGGGCGGAGTTGACCGACGCGGGTTGTCATTTCAAGACGGACCACAGCGATACGGAGGTTTTGCTGCACGGATATCGCCAGTGGGGCGAGTCGCTGCCGTCGCGGCTGCGCGGGATGTACGCCTTCGTGCTCTGGGACGGCGAGGAGATGCTGCTGGTGCGCGACGCGGTGGGCAAGAAGCCGCTGTATTTCTGGCATGATGAACATCAACTGGTTTTCGCAAGCACGGTCGGCGCGGTCCTCGCCGGCGTCGGTCGCAAGCTGAGCGTCGACCCCGATGCGCTGCGGCAGTATCTGGCGTTCGGGTATACGGAAGGGTTCGCGCTGTCGCAGGGAGTGCGCGAGATCGGGCCGATGCAGTGGCTGCGCTTAAGCCCCCGGCGGGCGGACAAGCCGGGCCCCCCGCCGCCGGCGCGGTCGGAGCCGGCCGACGCGGCGGAGATGATGGCGCTGATCGCAGATGCGGTCGAGGCGCGGCTCGAAGCGGATGTGCCGCTGGGGTGCTTCCTGTCCGGCGGGATCGACAGTTCGATTGTCGCCGCGATCGCGCAGCGGAAACTGGCGGCGCGCGGCGAGCGGCTCAAGACCTTTTCCGTCTCGATGCCCGAAGCGGCGTATGACGAAGGGCCATGGGCGAAGAAGGTGGCGGATCACATCGGCGCGGAGCATCATGCGTTGCGGGCCGAACCGCGGGTTTTTGAGGATTTGAAATACCTGATCGCCACGATGGGCGAGCCGCTGGCGGATTCGTCGATTTTGCCGACGTACTGGCTCAGCAAGGCGGCGCGCGAGCATGTGACGGTCGCGCTGTCGGGCGACGGGGGCGACGAACTGTTCGGCGGGTACGAACGCTACGTGGCGATGCGTATGCTCGACAAACATGCATGGTGGATCGGCAAGGGGCCGCGCGGCTTGCTCGGCGGCGAGCAGAAGTCGCGTTCGGCCCGGCTCCGCCGATTGATCGACGCGGCGCGCATCGGCAACGAAGCGGCGCGCTACTTCAGCATGGTGCGCATTTTTGATGATGCGCAGATGTCGGCGCTGGGTGTGCGGCCGATGGGCAGCGTGCCGAAGGATGCGATGACGCCCGAGCGCGACGATTTCATGGACCCGGCGGATAAAGCGCGGTGGTGGGATTTTCTGCACTATCTGCCGGGGGATCTCTTGCGCAAGGTCGATCGGGCGTCGATGGCGACGGGGCTGGAAGTGCGATGCCCCTTGCTGGACCGAGCGCTGGCGGAGGCGGCGCTGGCGACGCCGATGACGACGCTCATGCCGGGTCGGCGCACGAAGGCGATGCTGCGATCGATGGCCCGGCCGTTGCTGCCGGCGGATGTGTGCGCCCGCAAAAAGATGGGCTTCGCAGTGCCGATCGGGACATGGTTCGCGAAGGATCTGACGCCGCTCTTGAAGCGATGGCTGCTCGAGAATCACGGCCTGCGGGACATGGGCCTGCACCGCCCGATGATGGAGACATTAATCGTCGATCACCAGCGGGGCCGAATCGATCACACGCATCGGCTGTTTTCGCTGTTGAGTCTGGCCATCTGGAAAAGCTGGCTCGACGTTCAGCGGTTTTAG